Proteins encoded by one window of Haematobia irritans isolate KBUSLIRL chromosome 2, ASM5000362v1, whole genome shotgun sequence:
- the LOC142227327 gene encoding uncharacterized protein LOC142227327 yields the protein MKFPTGANAAICLLQFLFIFVVRAPGNLFVESAVGLYGPDRYEGLPEICLQPMDFGYCRAKLQRYYFDIRRMKCTMFYWGGCAGNENNFKSMDECNDFCSSAYENTNSIIPQKRERSESQPSSNYNANTNIKSNALNSRGSSISKPNPPKFAVKNNPIASSYRDNVSSSISNNNNATSRSSNAKTFNVNPPQKELKYPSTTDELEDEDYDE from the exons atgaaatttccaaCTGGAGCAAATGCAGCGATTTGCCTGCTGCAATTTCTGTTCATATTTGTAGTGAGAGCACCTGGAAATTTGTTTGTCGAAAGTGCTGTAGGTTTGTATGGACCAGATAGATATGAAG GCCTTCCCGAGATATGCCTACAACCCATGGATTTCGGCTATTGTCGTGCCAAGCTACAGCGTTATTACTTCGATATTAGACGCATGAAATGCACCATGTTCTATTGGGGCGGATGTGCaggaaatgaaaataatttcaaatctaTGGACGAATGTAATGACTTCTGTTCATCTGCCTACGAAAATACCAATAGTATTATACCCCAGAAACGTGAACGCTCAGAAAGCCAACCGAGCAGCAATTACAATGCCAATACAAATATTAAATCAAATGCTCTAAACAGTCGAGGTAGCAGCATATCTAAACCAAACCCACCGAAATTTGCGGTTAAAAACAACCCAATAGCATCATCATACAGAGACAATGTGAGCAGCAGCATTTCTAATAACAACAATGCCACATCAAGATCATCAAATGCTAAAACTTTTAATGTTAATCCTCCACAGAAAGAACTTAAATATCCATCGACCACGGATGAATTAGAGGATGAAGATTATGATGAGTAA